A window of Juglans regia cultivar Chandler chromosome 7, Walnut 2.0, whole genome shotgun sequence contains these coding sequences:
- the LOC109013882 gene encoding aspartic proteinase-like protein 2 isoform X1 encodes MARAFSYLLITFSFFTVVSLAQSSPSASLLLPPPHAGSLPAMLLPLFLSPPNASRTSSGPRRLLQRSNARMGLYDDLLLRGYYTTRLWIGTPPQRFALIVDTGSTVTYVPCSSCQQCGTHQDPKFQPELSSTYQPVKCNLDCNCDNEKVQCVYERQYAEMSSSSGVLGEDVVSFGSLSNLEPQRAVFGCENEETGDLFSQRADGIMGLGRGDLSLVDQLVDKGVVSDSFSLCYGGMDVGGGAMVLGGISPPTDMVFTDSDPFRDGNSPYYNIDLKNIHVAGKPLLLNPRVFDGKHGTVLDSGTTYAYLPEEVFLAFKDAIMKELHSLQKIRGPDPNYNDICFSGAGSDVLELSKTFPAVDMVFSNGQKLSLSPENYLFRHSKEHGAYCLGVFQNGKDPTTLLGGIVVRNTLVTYDREHSKIGFWKTNCSELWERLHKSGAPPPMPSAPNGKNSTAEIPPTLAPTKAPHYVLPGELQIGEITFDIIFNVSYSDLEHHITELAKFIADDLEVNPSQVHLLNFTPNGNDSLIRWAIFPADSSNYISNATAMNMIARFAEHQVELPGTFGSYKLVRWSIEPLAKRTWWQQNYPIVLIAIIGTLLIGLSASGMWFIYRNRQQKLTAYKPVNAAVPEQELQPI; translated from the exons ATGGCGAGAGCATTCAGCTACCTCCTTATCACCTTCAGCTTCTTTACCGTCGTCTCTCTCGCCCAATCATCTCCCTCTGCGTCACTCCTCCTCCCCCCGCCTCACGCTGGGTCCCTCCCCGCCATGCTCTTACCGCTCTTTCTTTCTCCTCCAAACGCTTCCAGAACCTCCTCCGGTCCCCGTCGCCTCCTCCAGCGATCCAATGCTCGGATGGGACTCTACGATGATCTCCTTCTCCGCGG GTACTACACGACACGGCTTTGGATCGGGACTCCACCTCAGAGATTTGCCCTTATCGTTGATACGGGGAGCACTGTCACCTATGTCCCCTGCTCTAGTTGCCAACAGTGTGGCACGCACCAG GATCCAAAGTTCCAGCCAGAATTGTCGAGCACCTACCAGCCTGTGAAATGCAATTTGGATTGCAACTGTGACAATGAGAAGGTGCAATGTGTGTACGAGAGACAATATGCTGAAATGAGTAGTAGCAGCGGTGTTCTTGGTGAGGATGTTGTATCCTTTGGCAGTTTAAGCAATCTTGAGCCGCAGCGTGCTGTTTTCGGCTGTGAGAATGAGGAAACTGGGGATCTTTTTAGTCAACGAGCTGATGGAATCATGGGCTTGGGCCGTGGTGATCTTAGTTTAGTGGACCAGCTTGTTGACAAGGGTGTGGTTAGTGATTCCTTCTCGTTATGCTATGGTGGAATGGATGTTGGTGGGGGTGCCATGGTTCTTGGCGGTATTTCTCCCCCAACAGACATGGTGTTTACCGACTCAGACCCT TTTCGGGATGGCAACAGTCCATACTACAATATCGATTTGAAGAACATACATGTTGCGGGGAAGCCATTGTTGCTAAATCCAAGGGTCTTTGATGGAAAACATGGAACCGTCTTGGATAGTGGTACAACATATGCCTACTTGCCTGAAGAAGTATTTTTAGCATTTAAGGATGCT ATTATGAAGGAACTTCATTCCTTGCAGAAGATTCGTGGTCCTGATccaaattataatgatatatgctTTTCTGGTGCTGGGAG TGATGTCTTGGAACTATCAAAAACCTTTCCAGCTGTTGACATGGTATTTAGCAACGGGCAAAAGCTGTCACTATCACCTGAAAATTACTTGTTTCGT CACTCAAAGGAACATGGTGCATATTGCCTGGGGGTTTTTCAGAATGGAAAGGATCCAACCACACTTTTAGGAG GTATCGTTGTCCGCAATACTCTTGTTACATATGATCGTGAACATTCAAAGATTGGTTTCTGGAAAACCAATTGTTCAGAGTTATGGGAAAGACTTCACAAATCTGGTGCCCCTCCACCAATGCCTTCAGCTCCAAATGGAAAGAATTCAACGGCAGAAATCCCACCTACATTAGCTCCCACTAAAGCACCACATTATGTGCTTCCAG GGGAACTCCAAATTGGAGAAATAACATTTGATATCATATTCAACGTCAGCTACTCAGATCTTGAGCATCATATTACAGAACTGGCTAAGTTCATAGCTGATGACTTGGAAGTTAATCCCTCTCAG GtccatttattgaattttactCCCAATGGAAATGATTCCCTCATTAGATGGGCCATCTTTCCAGCAGACTCCAGTAACTACATTTCTAATGCCACAGCTATG AATATGATTGCCCGATTTGCTGAACATCAAGTGGAGCTTCCTGGGACCTTTGGAAGTTATAAGTTGGTTCGATGGAGCATTGAACCTCTGGCAAAacg GACATGGTGGCAGCAAAACTATCCGATTGTACTTATAGCCATTATCGGTACATTACTGATCGGATTATCAGCCTCTGGAATGTGGTTTATTTATAGAAACAGACAACAAAAGCTTACTGCGTACAAGCCTGTCAATGCAGCAGTTCCAGAGCAAGAACTCCAGCCGATATAA
- the LOC109013882 gene encoding aspartic proteinase-like protein 2 isoform X2 — translation MARAFSYLLITFSFFTVVSLAQSSPSASLLLPPPHAGSLPAMLLPLFLSPPNASRTSSGPRRLLQRSNARMGLYDDLLLRGYYTTRLWIGTPPQRFALIVDTGSTVTYVPCSSCQQCGTHQDPKFQPELSSTYQPVKCNLDCNCDNEKVQCVYERQYAEMSSSSGVLGEDVVSFGSLSNLEPQRAVFGCENEETGDLFSQRADGIMGLGRGDLSLVDQLVDKGVVSDSFSLCYGGMDVGGGAMVLGGISPPTDMVFTDSDPVRSPYYNIDLKNIHVAGKPLLLNPRVFDGKHGTVLDSGTTYAYLPEEVFLAFKDAIMKELHSLQKIRGPDPNYNDICFSGAGSDVLELSKTFPAVDMVFSNGQKLSLSPENYLFRHSKEHGAYCLGVFQNGKDPTTLLGGIVVRNTLVTYDREHSKIGFWKTNCSELWERLHKSGAPPPMPSAPNGKNSTAEIPPTLAPTKAPHYVLPGELQIGEITFDIIFNVSYSDLEHHITELAKFIADDLEVNPSQVHLLNFTPNGNDSLIRWAIFPADSSNYISNATAMNMIARFAEHQVELPGTFGSYKLVRWSIEPLAKRTWWQQNYPIVLIAIIGTLLIGLSASGMWFIYRNRQQKLTAYKPVNAAVPEQELQPI, via the exons ATGGCGAGAGCATTCAGCTACCTCCTTATCACCTTCAGCTTCTTTACCGTCGTCTCTCTCGCCCAATCATCTCCCTCTGCGTCACTCCTCCTCCCCCCGCCTCACGCTGGGTCCCTCCCCGCCATGCTCTTACCGCTCTTTCTTTCTCCTCCAAACGCTTCCAGAACCTCCTCCGGTCCCCGTCGCCTCCTCCAGCGATCCAATGCTCGGATGGGACTCTACGATGATCTCCTTCTCCGCGG GTACTACACGACACGGCTTTGGATCGGGACTCCACCTCAGAGATTTGCCCTTATCGTTGATACGGGGAGCACTGTCACCTATGTCCCCTGCTCTAGTTGCCAACAGTGTGGCACGCACCAG GATCCAAAGTTCCAGCCAGAATTGTCGAGCACCTACCAGCCTGTGAAATGCAATTTGGATTGCAACTGTGACAATGAGAAGGTGCAATGTGTGTACGAGAGACAATATGCTGAAATGAGTAGTAGCAGCGGTGTTCTTGGTGAGGATGTTGTATCCTTTGGCAGTTTAAGCAATCTTGAGCCGCAGCGTGCTGTTTTCGGCTGTGAGAATGAGGAAACTGGGGATCTTTTTAGTCAACGAGCTGATGGAATCATGGGCTTGGGCCGTGGTGATCTTAGTTTAGTGGACCAGCTTGTTGACAAGGGTGTGGTTAGTGATTCCTTCTCGTTATGCTATGGTGGAATGGATGTTGGTGGGGGTGCCATGGTTCTTGGCGGTATTTCTCCCCCAACAGACATGGTGTTTACCGACTCAGACCCTGTACGAAG TCCATACTACAATATCGATTTGAAGAACATACATGTTGCGGGGAAGCCATTGTTGCTAAATCCAAGGGTCTTTGATGGAAAACATGGAACCGTCTTGGATAGTGGTACAACATATGCCTACTTGCCTGAAGAAGTATTTTTAGCATTTAAGGATGCT ATTATGAAGGAACTTCATTCCTTGCAGAAGATTCGTGGTCCTGATccaaattataatgatatatgctTTTCTGGTGCTGGGAG TGATGTCTTGGAACTATCAAAAACCTTTCCAGCTGTTGACATGGTATTTAGCAACGGGCAAAAGCTGTCACTATCACCTGAAAATTACTTGTTTCGT CACTCAAAGGAACATGGTGCATATTGCCTGGGGGTTTTTCAGAATGGAAAGGATCCAACCACACTTTTAGGAG GTATCGTTGTCCGCAATACTCTTGTTACATATGATCGTGAACATTCAAAGATTGGTTTCTGGAAAACCAATTGTTCAGAGTTATGGGAAAGACTTCACAAATCTGGTGCCCCTCCACCAATGCCTTCAGCTCCAAATGGAAAGAATTCAACGGCAGAAATCCCACCTACATTAGCTCCCACTAAAGCACCACATTATGTGCTTCCAG GGGAACTCCAAATTGGAGAAATAACATTTGATATCATATTCAACGTCAGCTACTCAGATCTTGAGCATCATATTACAGAACTGGCTAAGTTCATAGCTGATGACTTGGAAGTTAATCCCTCTCAG GtccatttattgaattttactCCCAATGGAAATGATTCCCTCATTAGATGGGCCATCTTTCCAGCAGACTCCAGTAACTACATTTCTAATGCCACAGCTATG AATATGATTGCCCGATTTGCTGAACATCAAGTGGAGCTTCCTGGGACCTTTGGAAGTTATAAGTTGGTTCGATGGAGCATTGAACCTCTGGCAAAacg GACATGGTGGCAGCAAAACTATCCGATTGTACTTATAGCCATTATCGGTACATTACTGATCGGATTATCAGCCTCTGGAATGTGGTTTATTTATAGAAACAGACAACAAAAGCTTACTGCGTACAAGCCTGTCAATGCAGCAGTTCCAGAGCAAGAACTCCAGCCGATATAA